A single genomic interval of Hoplias malabaricus isolate fHopMal1 chromosome 7, fHopMal1.hap1, whole genome shotgun sequence harbors:
- the LOC136702123 gene encoding zona pellucida sperm-binding protein 4-like: protein MLFIILFGGLYINLSFAAVYTWPPQVAASSLNLQTVKQPQLPSAAIPVTSGTRPVVSIDKCTVANVFRVPCGEPSIDAAHCAAINCCFDGYNCYYGNTVTVQCTVDGQFVLVVARDTTLPRLSLDSISLLGGRNGSCSAVDYTASFAIYQFPVTACGTVAVVLGDYVVYENKMSSSYEVGLGPHGAITRDSHFELYFQCRYSTTTVEALSVQLSSNDPPLPVVASGPLRVELRLGNGQCAVKGCPLEQVAYTSYYSDADYPVTKVLREPVFVEVRMLGRTDPNIALVLGHCWATSSPDPFSHPQWDLLVDGCPYQGDRYLTTPIPVVGSSGLQFPSHYKRFVLKMFTFVDPASMAPLQQMMYIHCSTSVCQPTAAHSCVPSCTRQRRDVSMAERSSRVTMVVSSGGVCYVKPRSVLSA, encoded by the exons atgttatttattatattgtttggGGGTCTATATATTAATTTAAGTTTTGCTGCAGTTTACACATGGCCCCCACAAGTAGCAGCTTCTTCTTTGAACCTACAGACAGTAAAGCAGCCCCAGCTTCCTTCAGCAGCTATTCCTGTTACCAGTGGTACTAGACCAGTGGTCAGTATTGATAAATGTACAGTGGCTAATGTTTTCAGGGTTCCTTGTGGAGAACCTAGCATAGATGCTGCTCACTGTGCTGCAATAAACTGCTGCTTTGATGGATACAACTGCTACTATGGGAACACAG TGACGGTCCAGTGCACAGTAGATGGCCAGTTTGTACTGGTGGTGGCCAGGGATACAACATTGCCCAGACTGAGCCTGGATTCAATCAGCCTATTGGGAGGACGTAATGGCTCCTGCAGTGCTGTGGATTATACTGCAAGCTTTGCTATCTACCAGTTTCCTGTGACTGCTTGTGGCACAGTAGCAGTG GTGCTAGGTGACTATGTGGTCTATGAGAACAAAATGTCCTCCTCCTATGAAGTTGGACTAGGACCACATGGGGCAATCACAAGAGACAGCCATTTTGA gCTTTACTTCCAGTGCAGGTATTCTACTACAACTGTTGAGGCATTGTCTGTTCAGCTTTCTTCCAATGATCCTCCTCTACCTGTAGTTGCTTCTGGACCCCTCAGAGTAGAACTAAGACTGGGCAATGGTCAATGTGCTGTCAAGGGCTGTCCACTAG AACAAGTAGCCTATACCTCTTACTACAGTGATGCTGACTACCCTGTGACTAAGGTTCTGAGGGAGCCTGTGTTTGTGGAAGTGCGCATGTTGGGCAGAACTGATCCCAATATTGCCCTGGTCTTGGGACACTGCTGGGCAACATCTTCCCCTGACCCCTTCAGTCATCCTCAGTGGGATCTTCTGGTAGATGG TTGCCCCTACCAGGGTGATCGTTACCTGACCACCCCAATTCCAGTTGTTGGATCATCTGGTCTCCAGTTCCCTAGCCATTACAAGCGCTTTGTCCTCAAGATGTTCACGTTTGTGGATCCTGCCTCTATGGCACCTCTGCAACAGATG ATGTACATCCACTGCAGCACATCTGTATGTCAGCCAACTGCTGCTCACTCTTGTGTGCCAAGCTGTACTAGACAAA GGAGAGATGTGTCTATGGCAGAAAGGTCTTCTCGAGTTACGATGGTAGTGTCCAGTGGAGGAGTGTGTTACGTTAAGCCCAGATCTGTCCTCTCAGCTTAA
- the LOC136702126 gene encoding zona pellucida sperm-binding protein 4-like, with amino-acid sequence MWFIIVFGILYCHVSFAAVYQWGLQPVKQPQMPQLPSAAIPVTNGTTKPVVSIDKCRVDNVFRVPCGEPSIDAAHCAAINCCFDGHNCYYGNMVTVQCTVDGQFVLVVARDTTLPRLSLDSISLLGGSNGSCSAVDYTASFAIYQFPVTACGTVAVVLGDCGL; translated from the exons ATGTGGTTTATTATAGTGTTTGGCATCCTATATTGTCATGTAAGTTTTGCTGCAGTTTACCAATGGGGTCTACAGCCAGTGAAGCAGCCTCAGATGCCTCAGCTTCCTTCAGCAGCTATTCCTGTTACCAATGGTACTACTAAACCAGTGGTCAGCATTGACAAATGTAGAGTAGATAATGTTTTCAGGGTTCCTTGTGGAGAACCTAGCATAGATGCTGCTCACTGTGCTGCAATAAACTGCTGCTTTGATGGACACAACTGCTACTATGGGAACATGG TGACGGTCCAGTGCACAGTAGATGGCCAGTTTGTACTGGTGGTGGCCAGGGATACAACACTGCCCAGACTGAGCCTGGATTCAATCAGTCTATTGGGAGGAAGCAATGGCTCCTGCAGTGCTGTGGATTATACTGCAAGCTTTGCTATCTACCAGTTTCCTGTGACTGCTTGTGGCACAGTAGCAGTG gtgctaggTGACTGTGGTCTATGA